The Manis javanica isolate MJ-LG chromosome 4, MJ_LKY, whole genome shotgun sequence genome contains a region encoding:
- the MEGF6 gene encoding multiple epidermal growth factor-like domains protein 6 isoform X11, with the protein MEATRGRGGLAALWCLGLLGGLARVAGTHHRYFWRGCYPCQAGYPVSAGDRRPDVDECQAHNGGCQHRCVNTPGSYLCECKPGFRLHADGRTCLAINSCAVGNGGCQHDCVQLTVTQHRCQCRPEFRLQEDGKHCVRRNPCADRNGGCAHTCRVLQGLAHCACHAGYLLAADRKACEDMDECATGLAHCAHGCLNTRGSFKCVCHAGYELGADGQQCYRIEMEIVNSCEASNGGCSHGCSHSSAGPVCTCPRGFELAQDQKTCIDLDDCADAPCCWQVCTNTPGGYECSCYAGYRLSTDGCGCEDVDECASSHGGCEHLCTNLAGSFRCSCEAGFRLDEDRRACTPLEMPEVDLGGQLPFLRPLPHIAVLRDGLPPLFQDDYGAEEELAAEARGEHTLAEKFVCLDDTFGPDCSLTCDDCRNGGACVLGLNGCDCPKGWTGLVCNETCPPDTFGKNCSLSCSCQNGGTCDPVTGACRCPPGVSGARCEDGCPKGFYGKHCRKKCHCANRGRCHRLYGACLCDPGLYGRFCHLACPPWAFGPGCSEECRCERRNTRACDRRDGSCSCKAGFRGQLCQDECPPGFFGPGCQQTCSCAPGAACDPVSGECGKQCPAGYQGRDCNQECPGGTFGGNCSGSCSCGGAPCDRVTGQCLCPPGRTGDDCGAACPEGRWGLGCQEVCPACEHGATCDPEAGICLCRPGYTGSRCQDACPAGWFGPGCQTRCSCANEGYCHPETGHCSCAPGWTGLSCQRACDSGHWGYGCSRPCNCSAGNGSCEATSGLCVCEAGYTGTWCEQPCPAHTYGQNCSQTCSCFNGASCDPVHGQCRCEPGWMGPTCLQACPSGLHGENCQHSCLCQNGGTCDPVSGHCTCPEGWAGLACEKACAEGTFGARCEERCACLRGATCHHVTGACVCPPGWRGPRCESACPQGWFGEACAQRCQCPAGAACHHITGVCRCPPGFTGPGCEQTCLPGTFGDGCRQKCQCPGKNQACHPASGACECTAGYHGTDCQQRCPPGRFGPGCEQLCGCLNGGTCDAATGACHCPAGFLGADCSHACPQGRFGAGCTHLCRCGQGVPCDPVSGTCICPPGRIGVHCERGCPQNRFGVGCEHVCFCRNGGLCHPTNGSCSCSLGWTGLHCELACPLGHYGASCRLECSCHNNSTCEPTTGACHCRPGFYGPACEHPCPPGFHGAGCRGVCVCQHGAPCHPVSGQCLCPAGFQGQFCEQGCELGSYGEGCGQQCDCKGAAPCDPVTGLCLCPPGRTGATCDLDCSGSSFGPGCALRCDCGGGVDCDPISGQCHCVDGHMGPTCRQGGPPLLKSLSPAQDPAASGPASRRPAPRPSSRADRH; encoded by the exons CCATCAACTCCTGTGCGGTGGGCAACGGCGGCTGCCAGCACGACTGTGTGCAGCTCACAGTGACCCAGCACCGCTGCCAGTGCCGGCCTGAGTTCCGGCTTCAGGAGGATGGCAAGCACTGTGTCC GGAGAAACCCATGTGCGGACCGGAACGGCGGCTGCGCGCACACATGCCGGGTACTCCAGGGCCTCGCCCACTGTGCGTGCCATGCGGGCTACCTGCTGGCCGCAGACCGCAAGGCCTGTGAAG ACATGGATGAATGTGCCACGGGGCTGGCCCACTGTGCCCACGGCTGCCTCAACACTCGCGGGTCCTTTAAGTGTGTGTGCCATGCAGGCTACGAGCTGGGTGCCGATGGCCAGCAGTGCTACC GGATCGAGATGGAGATCGTGAACAGCTGCGAGGCCAGCAACGGTGGCTGCTCCCACGGCTGCAGCCACAGCAGTGCGGGACCCGTGTGCACCTGCCCCCGTGGCTTCGAGCTGGCCCAGGACCAGAAGACGTGCATCG ACTTGGACGACTGTGCGGATGCGCCGTGCTGCTGGCAGGTCTGCACCAACACCCCGGGCGGGTACGAGTGTAGTTGCTACGCCGGCTACCGGCTCAGCACGGACGGCTGTgggtgtgagg ATGTGGACGAGTGTGCCTCCAGCCACGGTGGCTGTGAGCACCTCTGCACCAACCTGGCTGGCTCCTTCCGGTGCTCCTGCGAGGCCGGCTTCCGGTTGGACGAGGACCGCAGGGCCTGCACCC CCCTGGAGATGCCCGAGGTGGACCTGGGCGGCCAGCTGCCTTTCCTGCGGCCTCTCCCGCACATCGCCGTGCTCCGGGACGGGCTGCCCCCTCTCTTCCAAGATGACTATGGGGCTGAGGAGGAGTTGGCGGCGGAGGCCCGGGGTGAACACACGCTGGCGGAGAAGTTTG TCTGCCTGGATGACACCTTCGGCCCTGACTGCAGCTTGACCTGTGACGACTGCAGGAATGGGGGCGCCTGTGTCCTGGGCCTGAATGGCTGTGACTGCCCCAAGGGCTGGACCGGTCTCGTCTGCAATGAAA CGTGTCCCCCAGACACCTTCGGGAAGAActgcagcctctcctgcagctgtCAGAATGGCGGCACCTGTGACCCGGTGACGGGGGCCTGCCGCTGCCCTCCAGGCGTCAGCGGAGCCCGCTGCGAGGATG GCTGCCCCAAGGGCTTCTATGGCAAACACTGCCGCAAGAAGTGCCACTGTGCCAACCGGGGCCGGTGCCACCGCCTCTATGGGGCCTGCCTCTGTGACCCAGGGCTTTATGGCCGCTTCTGCCACCTGG CCTGCCCGCCTTGGGCCTTCGGACCCGGCTGCTCAGAGGAGTGCCGCTGTGAACGGCGGAACACACGTGCATGCGACCGGAGAGACGGCAGCTGCTCCTGCAAGGCAGGCTTCAGGGGCCAGCTGTGCCAGGACG AGTGCCCTCCGGGTTTCTTCGGGCCTGGGTGCCAGCAGACGTGTTCCTGCGCTCCGGGTGCAGCCTGTGACCCTGTCAGCGGCGAATGTGGCAAACAGTGTCCTGCCGGCTACCAGGGGAGGGACTGCAACCAAG AGTGCCCAGGGGGGACATTCGGCGGGAACTGCTCCGGCTCCTGCTCCTGCGGGGGGGCCCCCTGTGACCGGGTCACTGGGCAGTGCCTGTGCCCACCAGGGAGGACTGGGGACGACTGTGGGGCAG CTTGTCCCGAGGGCCGCTGGGGGCTTGGCTGCCAGGAGGTCTGCCCGGCGTGTGAGCACGGTGCCACCTGTGATCCTGAGGCTGGAATCTGCCTGTGCCGCCCTGGGTACACCGGCAGCCGCTGTCAGGATG CATGCCCAGCAGGCTGGTTTGGGCCTGGCTGCCAGACAAGGTGTTCCTGTGCCAACGAGGGGTATTGCCACCCGGAGACTGGACACTGCAGCTGTGCCCCTGGGTGGACCGGCCTCAGCTGCCAGCGAG CCTGTGACAGTGGGCACTGGGGATACGGCTGCAGTCGCCCCTGCAACTGCAGCGCTGGCAATGGGAGCTGTGAGGCCACCAgcggcctgtgtgtgtgtgaggccgGCTACACGGGCACGTGGTGCGAGCAGC cctgccctgcccacacctaTGGTCAAAACTGCAGCCAGACCTGCTCCTGTTTTAACGGGGCCTCTTGTGACCCTGTCCACGGGCAGTGCCGCTGTGAGCCTGGCTGGATGGGCCCCACCTGCCTGCAGG CCTGCCCATCAGGCCTACATGGTGAGAACTGTCAGCATTCCTGCCTCTGCCAGAATGGGGGCACCTGTGACCCTGTCTCAGGCCACTGCACATGCCCAGAGGGCTGGGCTGGCCTGGCCTGTGAGAAAG CCTGTGCTGAGGGCACGTTTGGGGCACGCTGTGAGGAGCGCTGTGCCTGCCTGCGGGGAGCcacctgccaccatgtcacaggGGCCTGCGTCTGTCCCCCGGGATGGAGGGGCCCTCGGTGTGAGAGTG CCTGCCCCCAGGGCTGGTTTGGAGAGGCCTGTGCCCAGCGCTGCCAGTGCCCAGCCGGCGCTGCCTGCCACCACATCACCGGGGTGTGTCGCTGTCCACCAGGCTTCACTGGGCCCGGCTGTGAGCAGA CCTGCCTGCCTGGCACTTTTGGGGACGGCTGTAGGCAGAAGTGCCAGTGTCCCGGCAAGAACCAggcctgccaccctgcctcagggGCCTGTGAGTGCACTGCTGGCTACCACGGCACCGACTGCCAGCAAC GCTGCCCACCTGGACGATTCGGGCCTGGCTGTGAACAACTATGTGGGTGTCTCAATGGGGGCACCTGTGACGCAGCCACTGGGGCCTGCCACTGCCCAGCTGGGTTCCTCGGGGCCGACTGCAGCCACG CCTGTCCACAGGGCCGCTTCGGCGCTGGCTGTACCCACCTGTGCAGATGTGGACAGGGGGTGCCCTGTGACCCTGTGAGTGGCACCTGCATCTGCCCCCCAGGGAGGATCGGCGTCCACTGTGAACGTG GCTGTCCCCAGAACCGGTTTGGCGTGGGCTGTGAGCATGTGTGCTTCTGCAGAAACGGGGGTCTGTGCCACCCCACCAATGGCAGCTGCTCCTGTAGCCTCGGCTGGACGGGGCTGCACTGTGAGCTGG CCTGCCCCCTGGGGCACTACGGTGCCAGCTGCCGCCTGGAATGCTCCTGTCACAACAACTCCACCTGTGAGCCCACTACAGGGGCCTGTCACTGCCGCCCTGGCTTCTACGGCCCGGCATGCGAGCACC CCTGCCCGCCCGGCTTCCACGGGGCCGGCTGCCGGGGTGTGTGCGTGTGCCAGCACGGAGCCCCCTGCCACCCCGTCAGTGGCCAGTGTCTCTGCCCTGCCGGCTTCCAGGGCCAGTTCTGTGAGCAGG GGTGCGAGCTGGGCTCGTATGGAGAGGGCTGCGGCCAGCAGTGTGACTGCAAGGGAGCGGCACCCTGTGACCCTGtcactggcctctgcctctgccccccgGGGCGCACAGGGGCCACCTGTGACCTTG ACTGCAGCGGGAGCTCCTTCGGGCCGGGCTGTGCCCTGCGCTGTgactgtgggggtggggtggactgTGACCCCATCAGTGGGCAGTGCCACTGTGTGGACGGCCACATGGGGCCCACATGCCGTCAAG GTGGGCCCCCCCTGCTCAAGAGCCTGTCTCcagcccaggacccag CTGCCTCCGGACCAGCCTCTCGCAGACCAGCGCCCAGGCCCAGCAGCAGGGCAGACAGGCACTAG
- the MEGF6 gene encoding multiple epidermal growth factor-like domains protein 6 isoform X8, with translation MGPCGTRAPSASHPGRCRRFGAAGIVYYVGYRQVYTMEAQTVLRCCPGWSQQPGDQGCFSPACSAGLCFNGGRCVPGSAQPCHCPQGFQGPLCQYDVDECQAHNGGCQHRCVNTPGSYLCECKPGFRLHADGRTCLAINSCAVGNGGCQHDCVQLTVTQHRCQCRPEFRLQEDGKHCVRRNPCADRNGGCAHTCRVLQGLAHCACHAGYLLAADRKACEDMDECATGLAHCAHGCLNTRGSFKCVCHAGYELGADGQQCYRIEMEIVNSCEASNGGCSHGCSHSSAGPVCTCPRGFELAQDQKTCIDLDDCADAPCCWQVCTNTPGGYECSCYAGYRLSTDGCGCEDVDECASSHGGCEHLCTNLAGSFRCSCEAGFRLDEDRRACTPLEMPEVDLGGQLPFLRPLPHIAVLRDGLPPLFQDDYGAEEELAAEARGEHTLAEKFVCLDDTFGPDCSLTCDDCRNGGACVLGLNGCDCPKGWTGLVCNETCPPDTFGKNCSLSCSCQNGGTCDPVTGACRCPPGVSGARCEDGCPKGFYGKHCRKKCHCANRGRCHRLYGACLCDPGLYGRFCHLACPPWAFGPGCSEECRCERRNTRACDRRDGSCSCKAGFRGQLCQDGPLPTPAECPPGFFGPGCQQTCSCAPGAACDPVSGECGKQCPAGYQGRDCNQECPGGTFGGNCSGSCSCGGAPCDRVTGQCLCPPGRTGDDCGAACPEGRWGLGCQEVCPACEHGATCDPEAGICLCRPGYTGSRCQDACPAGWFGPGCQTRCSCANEGYCHPETGHCSCAPGWTGLSCQRACDSGHWGYGCSRPCNCSAGNGSCEATSGLCVCEAGYTGTWCEQPCPAHTYGQNCSQTCSCFNGASCDPVHGQCRCEPGWMGPTCLQACPSGLHGENCQHSCLCQNGGTCDPVSGHCTCPEGWAGLACEKACAEGTFGARCEERCACLRGATCHHVTGACVCPPGWRGPRCESACPQGWFGEACAQRCQCPAGAACHHITGVCRCPPGFTGPGCEQTCLPGTFGDGCRQKCQCPGKNQACHPASGACECTAGYHGTDCQQRCPPGRFGPGCEQLCGCLNGGTCDAATGACHCPAGFLGADCSHACPQGRFGAGCTHLCRCGQGVPCDPVSGTCICPPGRIGVHCERGCPQNRFGVGCEHVCFCRNGGLCHPTNGSCSCSLGWTGLHCELACPLGHYGASCRLECSCHNNSTCEPTTGACHCRPGFYGPACEHPCPPGFHGAGCRGVCVCQHGAPCHPVSGQCLCPAGFQGQFCEQGCELGSYGEGCGQQCDCKGAAPCDPVTGLCLCPPGRTGATCDLDCSGSSFGPGCALRCDCGGGVDCDPISGQCHCVDGHMGPTCRQGGPPLLKSLSPAQDPAASGPASRRPAPRPSSRADRH, from the exons CCATCAACTCCTGTGCGGTGGGCAACGGCGGCTGCCAGCACGACTGTGTGCAGCTCACAGTGACCCAGCACCGCTGCCAGTGCCGGCCTGAGTTCCGGCTTCAGGAGGATGGCAAGCACTGTGTCC GGAGAAACCCATGTGCGGACCGGAACGGCGGCTGCGCGCACACATGCCGGGTACTCCAGGGCCTCGCCCACTGTGCGTGCCATGCGGGCTACCTGCTGGCCGCAGACCGCAAGGCCTGTGAAG ACATGGATGAATGTGCCACGGGGCTGGCCCACTGTGCCCACGGCTGCCTCAACACTCGCGGGTCCTTTAAGTGTGTGTGCCATGCAGGCTACGAGCTGGGTGCCGATGGCCAGCAGTGCTACC GGATCGAGATGGAGATCGTGAACAGCTGCGAGGCCAGCAACGGTGGCTGCTCCCACGGCTGCAGCCACAGCAGTGCGGGACCCGTGTGCACCTGCCCCCGTGGCTTCGAGCTGGCCCAGGACCAGAAGACGTGCATCG ACTTGGACGACTGTGCGGATGCGCCGTGCTGCTGGCAGGTCTGCACCAACACCCCGGGCGGGTACGAGTGTAGTTGCTACGCCGGCTACCGGCTCAGCACGGACGGCTGTgggtgtgagg ATGTGGACGAGTGTGCCTCCAGCCACGGTGGCTGTGAGCACCTCTGCACCAACCTGGCTGGCTCCTTCCGGTGCTCCTGCGAGGCCGGCTTCCGGTTGGACGAGGACCGCAGGGCCTGCACCC CCCTGGAGATGCCCGAGGTGGACCTGGGCGGCCAGCTGCCTTTCCTGCGGCCTCTCCCGCACATCGCCGTGCTCCGGGACGGGCTGCCCCCTCTCTTCCAAGATGACTATGGGGCTGAGGAGGAGTTGGCGGCGGAGGCCCGGGGTGAACACACGCTGGCGGAGAAGTTTG TCTGCCTGGATGACACCTTCGGCCCTGACTGCAGCTTGACCTGTGACGACTGCAGGAATGGGGGCGCCTGTGTCCTGGGCCTGAATGGCTGTGACTGCCCCAAGGGCTGGACCGGTCTCGTCTGCAATGAAA CGTGTCCCCCAGACACCTTCGGGAAGAActgcagcctctcctgcagctgtCAGAATGGCGGCACCTGTGACCCGGTGACGGGGGCCTGCCGCTGCCCTCCAGGCGTCAGCGGAGCCCGCTGCGAGGATG GCTGCCCCAAGGGCTTCTATGGCAAACACTGCCGCAAGAAGTGCCACTGTGCCAACCGGGGCCGGTGCCACCGCCTCTATGGGGCCTGCCTCTGTGACCCAGGGCTTTATGGCCGCTTCTGCCACCTGG CCTGCCCGCCTTGGGCCTTCGGACCCGGCTGCTCAGAGGAGTGCCGCTGTGAACGGCGGAACACACGTGCATGCGACCGGAGAGACGGCAGCTGCTCCTGCAAGGCAGGCTTCAGGGGCCAGCTGTGCCAGGACG GCCCACTTCCCACCCCTGCAGAGTGCCCTCCGGGTTTCTTCGGGCCTGGGTGCCAGCAGACGTGTTCCTGCGCTCCGGGTGCAGCCTGTGACCCTGTCAGCGGCGAATGTGGCAAACAGTGTCCTGCCGGCTACCAGGGGAGGGACTGCAACCAAG AGTGCCCAGGGGGGACATTCGGCGGGAACTGCTCCGGCTCCTGCTCCTGCGGGGGGGCCCCCTGTGACCGGGTCACTGGGCAGTGCCTGTGCCCACCAGGGAGGACTGGGGACGACTGTGGGGCAG CTTGTCCCGAGGGCCGCTGGGGGCTTGGCTGCCAGGAGGTCTGCCCGGCGTGTGAGCACGGTGCCACCTGTGATCCTGAGGCTGGAATCTGCCTGTGCCGCCCTGGGTACACCGGCAGCCGCTGTCAGGATG CATGCCCAGCAGGCTGGTTTGGGCCTGGCTGCCAGACAAGGTGTTCCTGTGCCAACGAGGGGTATTGCCACCCGGAGACTGGACACTGCAGCTGTGCCCCTGGGTGGACCGGCCTCAGCTGCCAGCGAG CCTGTGACAGTGGGCACTGGGGATACGGCTGCAGTCGCCCCTGCAACTGCAGCGCTGGCAATGGGAGCTGTGAGGCCACCAgcggcctgtgtgtgtgtgaggccgGCTACACGGGCACGTGGTGCGAGCAGC cctgccctgcccacacctaTGGTCAAAACTGCAGCCAGACCTGCTCCTGTTTTAACGGGGCCTCTTGTGACCCTGTCCACGGGCAGTGCCGCTGTGAGCCTGGCTGGATGGGCCCCACCTGCCTGCAGG CCTGCCCATCAGGCCTACATGGTGAGAACTGTCAGCATTCCTGCCTCTGCCAGAATGGGGGCACCTGTGACCCTGTCTCAGGCCACTGCACATGCCCAGAGGGCTGGGCTGGCCTGGCCTGTGAGAAAG CCTGTGCTGAGGGCACGTTTGGGGCACGCTGTGAGGAGCGCTGTGCCTGCCTGCGGGGAGCcacctgccaccatgtcacaggGGCCTGCGTCTGTCCCCCGGGATGGAGGGGCCCTCGGTGTGAGAGTG CCTGCCCCCAGGGCTGGTTTGGAGAGGCCTGTGCCCAGCGCTGCCAGTGCCCAGCCGGCGCTGCCTGCCACCACATCACCGGGGTGTGTCGCTGTCCACCAGGCTTCACTGGGCCCGGCTGTGAGCAGA CCTGCCTGCCTGGCACTTTTGGGGACGGCTGTAGGCAGAAGTGCCAGTGTCCCGGCAAGAACCAggcctgccaccctgcctcagggGCCTGTGAGTGCACTGCTGGCTACCACGGCACCGACTGCCAGCAAC GCTGCCCACCTGGACGATTCGGGCCTGGCTGTGAACAACTATGTGGGTGTCTCAATGGGGGCACCTGTGACGCAGCCACTGGGGCCTGCCACTGCCCAGCTGGGTTCCTCGGGGCCGACTGCAGCCACG CCTGTCCACAGGGCCGCTTCGGCGCTGGCTGTACCCACCTGTGCAGATGTGGACAGGGGGTGCCCTGTGACCCTGTGAGTGGCACCTGCATCTGCCCCCCAGGGAGGATCGGCGTCCACTGTGAACGTG GCTGTCCCCAGAACCGGTTTGGCGTGGGCTGTGAGCATGTGTGCTTCTGCAGAAACGGGGGTCTGTGCCACCCCACCAATGGCAGCTGCTCCTGTAGCCTCGGCTGGACGGGGCTGCACTGTGAGCTGG CCTGCCCCCTGGGGCACTACGGTGCCAGCTGCCGCCTGGAATGCTCCTGTCACAACAACTCCACCTGTGAGCCCACTACAGGGGCCTGTCACTGCCGCCCTGGCTTCTACGGCCCGGCATGCGAGCACC CCTGCCCGCCCGGCTTCCACGGGGCCGGCTGCCGGGGTGTGTGCGTGTGCCAGCACGGAGCCCCCTGCCACCCCGTCAGTGGCCAGTGTCTCTGCCCTGCCGGCTTCCAGGGCCAGTTCTGTGAGCAGG GGTGCGAGCTGGGCTCGTATGGAGAGGGCTGCGGCCAGCAGTGTGACTGCAAGGGAGCGGCACCCTGTGACCCTGtcactggcctctgcctctgccccccgGGGCGCACAGGGGCCACCTGTGACCTTG ACTGCAGCGGGAGCTCCTTCGGGCCGGGCTGTGCCCTGCGCTGTgactgtgggggtggggtggactgTGACCCCATCAGTGGGCAGTGCCACTGTGTGGACGGCCACATGGGGCCCACATGCCGTCAAG GTGGGCCCCCCCTGCTCAAGAGCCTGTCTCcagcccaggacccag CTGCCTCCGGACCAGCCTCTCGCAGACCAGCGCCCAGGCCCAGCAGCAGGGCAGACAGGCACTAG